In Papaver somniferum cultivar HN1 chromosome 1, ASM357369v1, whole genome shotgun sequence, a genomic segment contains:
- the LOC113347652 gene encoding nucleolar transcription factor 1-like, translating into MVTSSSSDYDYDYSSSSSDEDSKAPEMKIFAAESRAKMDQPLKKAKEAINGLYLDQLKTARDRFSKRKAEDEIVAEYREKRLRIKRRRLAAEEKLRSHPDGIASDSDVEEEEPEEYWDAMYVDPDEREDFGDDSNSDSEEEIEEDSTEDDDGDDESDESDD; encoded by the exons ATGGTGACTTCCAGcagcagtgattatgattatgattattccTCTAGCTCTTCCGACGAGGATTCCAAGGCTCCAGAGATGAAGATTTTTGCAGCAGAATCTCGCGCCAAGATGGACCAACCATTAAAGAAGGCTAAGGAAGCCATAAACGGCTTGTATCTTGATCAGCTGAAGACTGCCCGTGATAGATTCTCGAAGAGGAAAGCCGAGGATGAGATAGTAGCTGAGTACCGGGAGAAGAGGCTTCGAATTAAGCGCAGACGGTTAGCCGCCGAGGAAAAGCTTCGCTCTCATCCTGATGGTATAGCCTCGGATTcagatgttgaagaagaagaacct GAAGAGTACTGGGATGCAATGTACGTCGATCCTGATGAGAGAGAGGACTTTGGTGACGATTCTAACAGTGATTCTGAGGAAGAGATTGAAGAGGATTCCACGGAAGACGATGATGGTGATGACGAGTCCGACGAATCCGACGATTAG